Within Seriola aureovittata isolate HTS-2021-v1 ecotype China chromosome 12, ASM2101889v1, whole genome shotgun sequence, the genomic segment GGGGAATGAGTTTAGCCTAGCATAGCACtaagactgaaagcaggggggaaactgttagcctagctccaTCTCAAGTGAACCAATGCAGCTTCCAACAACTCCACAGCTGTCTGAGTTACTCTTTGTCTGTTAGTGAGGAGGCTCCATCtaagagagaagagatgagacaGGGCTCAAACCTGAAACCACAGTGAGGACAGGACGTTCACACTAATGGCACTTACAACcatgatgtctttttttctacacAACATAATGTATGAAAAACAGCTTGGAGTTGTTGGAAACAGGCCTGTAATCTGAGATGAGTCCACATCCAAGCAGCTCTGAGATCAATTCAAGACCAAATCCAAAAGGGACACAgcttttcttgttgttttagTGAGAGTCtgtgacagaaacaggaaacaactttgcaacaaaataaattacataatttcaGTATATTTCAAACAAAGTATGTTTGCACAGTTTTAGGAGATGagtataaaaacatgttaactTGGTTGTTCTGCAGTGAAGACACGCTGTGGAAAATAATTAGTACCTGCAATCAGAACAGTGTATGTGATAgaactgtgtgtctctgtggggagatggtgataataataataataataataattgtaaagataaacattatttaaagaGCATTTTTCATACAAGAGATATAGCTCAAAGTGTTGTTTAATTAGACAGAAAGACAGTTGATGataaattatgtaaataaaaaaaataaaaaaacagtaagaatagtaaaatatgagagaattaattaaaagccaagACCCCACAGCTCTTATAGTCCACTGGTCTTATAGTCACTGGTCTCAGGTGAGACTAAAGACTTGCTGAGATCTATACAGGTCTAAATCTAAGTCCGAGTTAACAGGGTTAACAGAGAAACACATCTCAAGGTAACTTCAGCCCTGCTGCTATTATTTCTTAACTTGTGAGGGAGCTAGGCTAGCAgcttccccctgcttccagtctctGTGCTATGCTAGGCTAAATATCCTGGGCGTATTTCTGTATTTGATGACGGATGATGAAATTCAGAGAGATAATACACTGATCATCGTGTCTAATTCTGTACAAGACGGcaacaagcaaaacaagaaaCTTCCCAAAATGCACAAAGTAATCACAGAATAACCAGCCTCTGTTGGCAGGAAGGTAGGAAATAAAACTTCCCGGCTACAGAGAGTCTCTCCATTTCCAGCTAACAGAGACGCTCACCAGTGTTTGATAGGTTTGTCATAGGTTTTCTTTACTGAGGACTGAGATCAGCTTCCTCCAACACAAAATCCTGTCAAACTCTTAAGGTGGACTGACAGGACTCTGAGTTCAGGATCCTTCTCATATCTGTCCTTTAAGAACCTGAGCTtacatatttgatttttatgatgatgatgtttctgGAAGAGAATGTTTGTTACCCACATATAAAACTACAGCGTACATCCTGACATTTGATTGTATTGcatttgtattcttttgacTGCACTGCAGAGTAATGGCATGCTGTTTGACActgaatgacacacacacttctgtttgATAAGCCACTGTAGCATCAcgttgttttttcttcatgttatATGTATAAAACTTTGCCAAactgttcttgtttttatagCTGATTTCTCATTCTTTGTGCTTTTCTCAttgtcttgaaaaaaaaatgatgcttCCTCTTGGAAAGAACAGTAAAATATGAGTTTAAATCTTACACTGGCTATTGTTAGATTTTTGACCACACATGACTGTGGTTGTTTATGATGTTCACCTGGAGCTGATGTTTAACTTTCTCTGTATCTATCAGAAAcgtatttaatattttttctcctcTACTTCTATGTTAAGCAGAAGTCTTACACTGCTTCTTCTATGTTCTCTTCTTCTCTACTTCACCTCATGTCCAGCttcttcatgtttcttttcattcactTCTTGTGTCAGAGTCGCGCTATTGAGTCCTCATGTTTAATTACTGGACATGAGATGAGGAACCTCCTGTGCAGCTAATGTTGATTacagctcagtgtttttaacCATTCAGGTTTGCATGATGAACCTTTCTGACTGGGAGTCCATATGCTCAGGTGTCAGTGGATCTCAGACTTACTGCAGGGGAGGGAGCAGGTGGTCAGAGGTTATTATCACTGGTGCCCCACAGTGATGTGGCCTGTATGTCCCACTGTTAGTCTGTTCAACTGTTTCATTCTCCTGCTGATGACATTAGTAGAATGAATCTCTAACAATAAACTATGAATGGCTCTCCGTAAAGCGTATCCCTCCACCACGGCCAAACAATCCGTCCCGTCTGTCAGATCCGCATTATTATCTGGCTccagatctgcaccaaattgtaaAAACTCAAAGACCGTTAATTTGTCAGATTTTTGAActttatttcctgagaaactgatgaaagtgtgaaaaatgttttatctctCAATGTTAAAATTCTTGATctgcaccaaaatgtaatgggttgTTCCCTGGACCATGatccatccctccaccaggtTTAGTACAAATCAGTCCAGTATtgtttgtgtaatcctgctgacaaaccgAAGGACAGacgtgaaaacataacctccttggtggaaGTAATGACACAGCTAAAAGAAACAAGGTTTCATCCCTTGTGGAgcagccaaaaaaagaaaaagtggattTCCATTAGACACAGCAGCTATTGACCTTTCTGCATACATTATCAGGAAGCTCAACAGGTGGAGAACTCCTCTTCTTTAAAGTGGGAAGTCAACACTACaaagaattttctttttaagacaGCTGAAAAATCTTTCCATATCATGGGAAGGTGTGATGGTGCTGGACATCCTCACTTGTGTGGTGTGGAAAACACCTCAGCACtagacaggaaacacactgaatcAAAAATCACAGGCCTGGAGCGAGTGTCTCACCCTGCTaaccatttcttttctttttccctcctttctgAAAAGTACTAGAACCAGGATCCTGCAGCAGCACCCAGACACCAGTTGTACCCTTAATTCCTAAATCAATGTGCTGTTTTGAATTCCTGTCCATAAGTCACTGTCATGTGTACGACGGTACAACAGAGATGGGCCATGGTGCTGACTGCATCACAATGGgaattatttaattgttttgtttttttaacaaatgaaaTCACTTGCTTTATGTCCCAAAGTTATTAATGTGTAAGATGTTACCTTTGAAAATCAAAGTTTTATCAAATATTCTGCTGTGTGTAACTGCATTTGACCCATTCAGTTCATTTAATCTCATCGCAATCCAGACTGACATGCGGACTAcaatgctacaatttacagatgtccctTGAACGACTCACGTGCAGGCCATGGGTACACTCTAGCTACAGCTCACATCATCAGGGGCTCCATTTAGGGGggtgtcattgcaaaatgtgccaatatgaggggcctTCAGGGGCCCTTTTTCCCTTGGGGGCCCAAAGCATatgcctggtttgcctctcctgactGTGCCTCCGAGTATAACTGCAACATGAAGCCATATAGTATTTTTAAGGGTGTCTTCTCATCATGTAATTCAATGcttctgttgttgttcaggttAACCAGATAAACCtaatcctgatcctgatcctgatcctgaaaATTAAACCAGACATGTTTTCTTATAACAATGAAGATGAGCAcactttttgaaaaaaacatttattggttctaatgtacaataaaaaaggataaaatatgAATTGTTGTAAAACACAAGTGTTCATTTAATCTGAGGGATTCATAAACTGCACGAACTCAGACATGGAGGCTGCTCAGACACTGTAACCTCTGATCATCTGATTCAGTCTGACgttatttaaattacaaaaagaaagtcaAGCTGCTTCTTAGTGCTTGAATGGATCCCTGGAGTGAATAAAAGATGACGGGTCTGAGTAGAAAGAGAGTAATAGATTCGATTTAGTTCCATGCTCTGTTTGGTGGTCCACACCTCTCAGGGTCATTAGCTGTCTGAATTGATCAAGCTGCCAAAGTAAGCTGTGACTGTCTTCAGCTTGTTGTTGAGGAGGTTCTGCTCTACCTCCACCTTCCCTCCTGGACCAGCCAGAGAGGCCACCTgtggagagacagggagggaatCAGTCACAGGTGGTGGTCAATAATGTTAACGCTCCatattttctcctgtgttttattatttacaagtATTAAGAACCAAAACCCGTCTCAAttcagttttacatctcctctctcaggcttctctctggagctctagtaacaacaggtcagtgagccaatcagaagagaggctcagagcctcctctcttctgattggtgactgctttgtttttgacatcacaaagttccagaagaaAACCTCTGTAAAGTTTCTGTAAAAAAGTTACATAGATCAAACAACAGGAGTGGTGCTTTTCGACGCAGCGGTaaatcctccgtagaccagaccatctcatttcagttcggGCTTCACGATCTACGTCGGCTAAGCGGCGCCACACCTTTGTAGACCACATCCTCTGAAGGATTGGGGCCTCTGAACTGGGACACATCGTTCACACATTCTCAGTGTGCTCCAGATTCACTGCAAACCTGTCAGCTGGTGCTGCTCTAGCAGTTTCTGTTAGCAGCTAATGAATGTGGTAAATCCTCCAGTACGTCAGCAGTTTGTACCTGTATAGTGTGTTAGCTTCCGATTCATCAAACCAAACCATGAAAATCTTATATTAGATGTTCttataacatatttttttccaccAATAGATTGATTGAATGAGATAAAAACACTGCCACACCACTGATGTCATGTCCACCcctcacacaccaacacacacacacacacacgctcacacacagtgaacataCAGACCTGATCCATGTCAGCATTGCGAGGCAGGAAGTACACGATGTTGTCTGATATCAGTTTGGCCAGACGGAAAATCTCAAATGTGGAAACTGTTAAGGATGAAAACCAAAGTTTTATAATAACAGtctaatttacaaaaacaagcagagagTAGACACTCTTATGTTCTATTCGGCTTTGATGACACTACAGATACAGACACTACTACAGATAGATAGCCCTGTCACACCAGGGTTATGTTAATGTTCGAATAAACTAAATATCATGTATTGATTAGTGATCTTTAGAAATGATTTCGAGTCACAGAGCACACACTGTGACTGTACCCCTAACCCCTGCTCCCACATCAAAGGATATCCATCAGGCTCCATCATGGTCCTGATGTCAAACACCTCAGCGGTCAGGTAGTCCGGTCCTCCCCATGGCGGTGACAGGAAGACCACGTCGCCACGCAGACGGGACGCCAGCTGCAGGAAGTCTCCCTGCAGGAATTCAATCTGATCGGCCACGCCGTAAACCGCGGCGTTGTGCCGCGCCAAGTCCAGCCGCACCGGGTCGATGTCGACGGCCAGAACTGAGGGTTCGACAGACAACGAGAGAAACGCCGAGCTGTGATACCTGCACAGGCACTGGGACACGGCCAGAATCCTGTCAGGACTCGCTGGACAGTCAGGGTGGAAACCTGGGGCAGTTCAGAGGCCTGAATGGTTTTTCTTAGTCTGAGCTATTGTGACATTAATTATGGATTTCCTCAAGGGAGCATTCTGGGCCCTGCTCCCTTTCCTTTAAACATGCTCCTGTTTGGTCACATCATGTCTACATTAATGTCAAATACCTCAGTTATATGTATCTTCTCgtcttttttgtcattttaggaacatttgaaaacattttttctgattacttaagaggaaaataagaaaattacaGTTAATTCTGAATGAGGACTGTTTCCCTACCTGTGACACAGCACTGACCACCTGTATCTGTCAGTCCTCATTTGTAAAGCATaagatgtagcctctgtgacgtcacccacaggtttctgaagagcggttttgaagttcagagtgagctgccctACCATCGCcgtcttggcagtgtctgactccgcccctaactctcagctaatccaaaaattgATTGAAAAATCTGATCTATCTGGTTCACCATTCAGTAAAGGTAGTCCTGAACTCAAACCCTAAGTCCAGTTCTGTCTACATTATAAAACTAACTCTATATCAGCACCAGACAAACTGACACTGGTGAAACAATGGTTTTATTAAtgatattcacacacactcacacactcacgcacgcacgcacgcacgcacgcacgcacgcacacacgcttACCTCTCTTCCCAGTGAGGGCGAACTGGATGGCGTTTCCTCCCACCCCACAGAAGGCGTCTATGACCAGCTGACAGCCACAGAAGCTGTGCTCCACCCTGAGGGCGATGTGCTCAGCGATCCTCTCCGGAGTCACAGAGAACCAgccctctacacacacacacacaatacaacgTCAGTGATGAAGTGTGAATAAATGTTTGGTTGATTATGAAACTGTGAATAAATGTAGTCCAGGTGATGAATGGGAATGGGAAACCTGGAGGATTTACCAGgtggtgagaaagaaaaactgaaaaaatatactGTGCGCCACAGAATGCTCActctctgcttgtgtgtaacaGGCGGAGTGTACACGTGTTGTGCACCCACCTAGAGCATACTCTCTTGATCATAGatccttaaaataacagtgaaatactgtgaCACTGACTACAGAtctggggccagttgcacaaaacacctcaaggtaagattttccttaaagtttGCGTTAAGATTTCCTTAAAACAATAACACCCTTAAAgacccctctgatgaaaatcaatgtatgtccatatgatgtttttatgtaacacaagacacaacacatgaatcaaataatcatcaacaccatgactgagtgtttccaccttgaactgcagtgaaccaatgacagtctcataaatacagattcagacagccagggtttcatacatcacaaacctaaggaaccaatcctgtcagcttgtgggaatggggggcggggctaaataaacctgaaaccttgtcagtacacagagggagttagcattagcacaaccgctaacactgtgtcagccactgccagttaaaAACtagcaaacaacacaaacaaatacaagatGCTAACTccgctaaccgttctgatccgtctgctagtctctggttctggtctcagactcctcatctgagtctgggtctgactgaggctcaaacatgtggctgagtctctctgatgtttcctcctctaaccacctttatgctctctgctctttcacctgtccacctggagccagcaggtggtgggcggggtttccttaaaaatgttcacttaagtatttaaggttttctctttatcttggtcttatacttaaggaatcacttaaagtcagttaaactgttgcacaaaagaccttagcgACCAAACTAAGgataaaaaactaaaagtgGTTCTGACTCTGTCTTAACTGCAACATGACTGAGTTTATGGTGATAAATGaggaaaaccagaaaaaaaacaaaacagcaggagGATGAGATAACAGCACACTTCCCAAAAGTGATAACAGGTATCAATAACGGCAAACaaacggtctccatggaaacagtagaattttaatgctgtaaaatgtcttttactGCCGtaaattatttcacttttttccttaactaaggaaaccttttaagagattctgtgcatcacaagtaactccctcagctaaggagaaattacaCCTTAAGtgtaaggtgttttgtgcaaccagcCCCAGGTTTTTATTGGTCAATCACTTTCTGCAGCCTCATGATGTCAAAGCACCGCAATGCTCATGACCACACCTCACTTTAAGACCAACACACCATGGGTGCCCACGTGGACACAAGTGTATCTGCTATTTAAACAACGTGGGCGCTGAGCGGGAAAATCATGTTGGTTTGAAACTAGTAAAGACTTGTGTTAACTTCATTAACTCAGCAGCCTCCACAGTCCAAACCAGTGACGCAGTGACTGGCTTTAAACAGAGATGTGTTTGATGTGCTGCTGACTGACCTCGGTCCAGCCGGATCCCCTCATCGAAGCGAGAGAAGAGTCTGTAGCGCTGAGCCCAGTATTTAGCCAGCTCCGGTTCAGCTGCCATCTCCTCTGGGACCTGCTGCTTCCGCCCTcgctttctcttcttcttcttcgacttctttccatctttcacacccagctctgcacacacacacacacacacacacacacacacacacacacacacacacacacacacacacacacacacacacatcattagACTACACCAGTTGTCCCAGGATTGTCTTATGTGTCTAAAAACACATATGATCTGATCATCTGATAAATCCTGTGCTCACctctgttgtgttcaggtgcatCACACACCAGGAAGTCGGGGATTTCTATACACGGTAACTGTCTAccaggctgctcctcctcctcctcctcctcctgctcctcctcctccctctcggTGTTGGGCTGAGGGTCCTTCCTCCTGTCTGCATCTGAACTACACAGAGAATTAGacatctcttcttcctcagcactcttcatctccttcttcctcctcccctcctcttctcccgtCTCTTTTCCCAGGTCCTCAGGTTCCTGCGTACTTCCTCCTCCCATCTGGTTACACTGACTCATCTGTGTCTCTATCTGGTTCTTCTTCAGGAAGCTCTGGACCTGTGAAGTAAACGTAGTCTTAGTTTAATTAGTCTTCTATGCAAATTCATTACAATAAATCTATAGTCCGCCCTACTACTTTCATTCTCTGTCGCAGATCTGATCAACCATGAGGGAGGTTTCATCTCTGCCCAGCTGCCACACTTCTCATCTACATGTCATGACAGCTGGGATCCTCCTGAACCTGGTCTGATATCAAAATAGTACAACGccattcaaatgtcaaatgtcctGGACTGGCCCGACGCTGGCTCCATTCTGGGCCGCTATTTTTGAGACCTTTTCATGGGTGTGTCAGAAAGAAGTACAGCCAGATCCAGCAATTGCAATGTTTGGGGGTAGCACCTACAGGAAGCTTCACTGTCACATGCTCAGGTTGATGCACTTACCTTTCCCTCACTAATGGCAGGGAGGCCAATATTTTCACAGTGGAAATCTAACAAACCTCCAGCACATTCCCAACAGGTAGAGAGTGTTATAGCACATCTGAAGCTAGAAAAACTGAACTATGCTACAAGAGGCTCAATGAAGAAGTACTCAAAAGTCTAGCAGCCATTTCTCATTTACTTCCAACACCAATTTGTATCCAAGAAGCAAAAGTAGGTCTCTCAGATTTAATGTTGTTTGGTGTgtgtaaacataaaaaacataaagaacatCAAGAATGTACAGAACATCTCAATAAAAAGATTGAGTAATACGTGTCGACATGTCCgtcctctgtcctcagtcccTACAGACATAGTAAACTTTTCATCAGTTACGGGTGGTACCTTGTGGAGGGAGGAGCTGATCTGTGGCTGcgtgatgtcacttcctgtcccgGAGAACCTGGTGTGTTTGCCGACTGCCCTTTTAGTCCACCACTGCCTCTGACGCTTCTGACCAGCGCCGCCCTTAAAGCTCACCACGCTGCTGAacctgagacacagacacaaagctcatccagagacacacacacacacacactcacaatgtGCTCATATGAAAATAATGCCCCTTCATGTTTTTGAGCAAACATCTACATTTACTCAACAGTTTAATCAAGTTTTGTGGAGAGAGGCAGACACGTGTCAGCTGTAATAAATCCATCCTTCATGGTTCTAAAGGCCTGCTTCACCTGAAGGAtgcgggtgggggggggtttgtgCGATGCTGAGAGCTGTGTGTGATGATCGTCTCAGACTCACCGGGGGTCTGGGTTGTGTTTGAGTCCCAGTTTAGTCCAGGCCTCCTCAGGTGTCAGCTGCGGGCTCTCCTCCGCATCCAGCTCATGACTGCAGGACGAACACAAAGATTGAAATACGATCCGCATCTCCTCTACATCTCCCCGACATTTTCttacagatgtttattttcctgtttgctgCGAGACTCACTCACTGAAGGAACTCTCATCAGGACCACTGAGACAAGATTATTTTAAAGCTcacagaatttcttttttttttgtttctccagaGACATGTTTGCTACGTAATTTCAAGTATAATCTGGTAACTATGGAAACATCTGAAAAATTCAAGCCGCCTCATTTCTACACAGTGTCAGATAAGAGTTAGACAGATACGGCTTCTTTCAGGGTGGATACTGACACAGAttattggtatcggtatcggaACAGCGCTACTGATAACTGATATGTGTAACGTGTCTCTAGCatgttgcattaaaaacataatgtgaGCTTTAGATTGTTACTATATCCAATAGCAGAATCTTATAATACAGAATTATATTTTGTcggtaatttttatttttatttgttcgtTTTAAAGCGTACATGATGTGTCATCTTTATATTTGGTGCTAGGTTACCAAGGTAACGATACAACTATATAAAGTCCATTCCCCAGGGAACAAGTCAGACTGGGCTTGAATCCtccaggtgagtgtgtgactgtaaatgaagatctgtaaatattaattaatgtaaatcctatcagagagaaagaaatcatACTGACTTACAGAGTGATTATCTATGTGTATTAATAGATTTTTGATCCTGATTAGAGTCAGACTGTTGGCTATATGGTTCATATATTTACAGTTCACTCATGAGTGTTTAAGTTTCCTTTGATTCTGGTTTTCCTTCAAATTGAATAGTTTtattgagacttttttttatccctcaGATCCTcgagaaaaacaaagaagtctgtgtctctttgtcgGGAGTCAAGCAGTCAGCTGTTACTGCAACATGATCTTCTACACAACGCAGAGACAGACTGTTATGTTGAAAAAGAGATCGAACAGGGTTTTGTAAAACCGCAGACTCGGGCGCAGACCGAACCCCGTCACATATACCGACACAAAACCACCTGCTGCATTAAGTCTATGGACACCCGCTGCTTGTTCGCTCCATTCATGTCACTGAAGGAAGGATGTTTAACTAAAAACAGCTCTCTGTGTGAGGTGATGCAGCTCAACAGCTCcacacaaaacatttctgcGTCAcgcttttatttttccctcGACATCTTTTCATTTCCACACGGTGTACGATGAGCAGCGACGACGGACAGACGTACAAGCAACAGCACGCTGAGTGTTTTTacacgcctcctcctcctgacgtcATGTAGCAGAAACTCACCTGCGCTTGATTTTAGCTCGTCGTCCTCCTGGAggtttgtcatcatcatcatcatcatcatcatcctcgtCACCTCTATTTGACATGTTATTTGTTGAGGCGCACTGTCGGTTAGAGCCGTCAGGAGCATGCTGGGAAtctgagtgaaaacacaacacgcAAAGACACATTAAATTAATCTGCATGATTCTAACACGGTTACTACAACCATGATATGTGACGTTAAGtctgaaatacatttactaCATTAATGGCTCAACACAGATG encodes:
- the tgs1 gene encoding trimethylguanosine synthase isoform X2, translating into MVKMMLERSRVTVVADLFFTRKHTEDEEEEEERIHCLCSRAFVQDRELYRSDNRLLTFDLTDTAVQESDDEEEEEEEAEEGLDEEAQLMASMGLPLAFISSSARRRARRRSNRKPDTYSAESAEEEEEEGEEEEEVDIKADEKEVSDPLEEGAAGIQDAGWENYWAQQGEALLWSSWLEKHPETEPPSAGNPGAVSAPWDNSETKALWDQHAADTYYYYWEQYSYWAAQGWTTDQSECTGNTGGAAAAEVMDRGAGTHSDGWKDGRTGEEEVKVLPDLFGRKCTLESGGVCVTDSETHRERVEAELCDDPSDGGDDRKRPAASSQQDTATHTDSQHAPDGSNRQCASTNNMSNRGDEDDDDDDDDDKPPGGRRAKIKRSHELDAEESPQLTPEEAWTKLGLKHNPDPRFSSVVSFKGGAGQKRQRQWWTKRAVGKHTRFSGTGSDITQPQISSSLHKVQSFLKKNQIETQMSQCNQMGGGSTQEPEDLGKETGEEEGRRKKEMKSAEEEEMSNSLCSSDADRRKDPQPNTEREEEEQEEEEEEEQPGRQLPCIEIPDFLVCDAPEHNRELGVKDGKKSKKKKRKRGRKQQVPEEMAAEPELAKYWAQRYRLFSRFDEGIRLDREGWFSVTPERIAEHIALRVEHSFCGCQLVIDAFCGVGGNAIQFALTGKRVSTFEIFRLAKLISDNIVYFLPRNADMDQVASLAGPGGKVEVEQNLLNNKLKTVTAYFGSLINSDS
- the tgs1 gene encoding trimethylguanosine synthase isoform X1, with protein sequence MVKMMLERSRVTVVADLFFTRKHTEDEEEEEERIHCLCSRAFVQDRELYRSDNRLLTFDLTDTAVQESDDEEEEEEEAEEGLDEEAQLMASMGLPLAFISSSARRRARRRSNRKPDTYSAESAEEEEEEGEEEEEVDIKADEKEVSDPLEEGAAGIQDAGWENYWAQQGEALLWSSWLEKHPETEPPSAGNPGAVSAPWDNSETKALWDQHAADTYYYYWEQYSYWAAQGWTTDQSECTGNTGGAAAAEVMDRGAGTHSDGWKDGRTGEEEVKVLPDLFGRKCTLESGGVCVTDSETHRERVEAELCDDPSDGGDDRKRPAASSQQDTATHTDSQHAPDGSNRQCASTNNMSNRGDEDDDDDDDDDKPPGGRRAKIKRSHELDAEESPQLTPEEAWTKLGLKHNPDPRFSSVVSFKGGAGQKRQRQWWTKRAVGKHTRFSGTGSDITQPQISSSLHKVQSFLKKNQIETQMSQCNQMGGGSTQEPEDLGKETGEEEGRRKKEMKSAEEEEMSNSLCSSDADRRKDPQPNTEREEEEQEEEEEEEQPGRQLPCIEIPDFLVCDAPEHNRELGVKDGKKSKKKKRKRGRKQQVPEEMAAEPELAKYWAQRYRLFSRFDEGIRLDREGWFSVTPERIAEHIALRVEHSFCGCQLVIDAFCGVGGNAIQFALTGKRVLAVDIDPVRLDLARHNAAVYGVADQIEFLQGDFLQLASRLRGDVVFLSPPWGGPDYLTAEVFDIRTMMEPDGFEIFRLAKLISDNIVYFLPRNADMDQVASLAGPGGKVEVEQNLLNNKLKTVTAYFGSLINSDS
- the tgs1 gene encoding trimethylguanosine synthase isoform X3, yielding MVKMMLERSRVTVVADLFFTRKHTEDEEEEEERIHCLCSRAFVQDRELYRSDNRLLTFDLTDTAVQESDDEEEEEEEAEEGLDEEAQLMASMGLPLAFISSSARRRARRRSNRKPDTYSAESAEEEEEEGEEEEEVDIKADEKEVSDPLEEGAAGIQDAGWENYWAQQGEALLWSSWLEKHPETEPPSAGNPGAVSAPWDNSETKALWDQHAADTYYYYWEQYSYWAAQGWTTDQSECTGNTGGAAAAEVMDRGAGTHSDGWKDGRTGEEEVKVLPDLFGRKCTLESGGVCVTDSETHRERVEAELCDDPSDGGDDRKRPAASSQQDTATHTDSQHAPDGSNRQCASTNNMSNRGDEDDDDDDDDDKPPGGRRAKIKRSHELDAEESPQLTPEEAWTKLGLKHNPDPRFSSVVSFKGGAGQKRQRQWWTKRAVGKHTRFSGTGSDITQPQISSSLHKVQSFLKKNQIETQMSQCNQMGGGSTQEPEDLGKETGEEEGRRKKEMKSAEEEEMSNSLCSSDADRRKDPQPNTEREEEEQEEEEEEEQPGRQLPCIEIPDFLVCDAPEHNRELGVKDGKKSKKKKRKRGRKQQVPEEMAAEPELAKYWAQRYRLFSRFDEGIRLDREGWFSVTPERIAEHIALRVEHSFCGCQLVIDAFCGVGGNAIQFALTGKRAES